In the Candidatus Krumholzibacteriia bacterium genome, one interval contains:
- a CDS encoding YbaK/EbsC family protein gives MPVQKLREYLDSHQVKYVVISHSQAFTAPEIAASAHIPGRELAKTVVVKLDDRLAMAVLPSSQQVDFDLLRAVAHARGAALATEKEFKDRFPECEVGAMPPFGNLYGMEVYVADELTKDEEIAFNAGSHTELVRLAYHDFARLVRPQVVHFAVPA, from the coding sequence ATGCCCGTCCAGAAGCTGCGCGAATACCTGGACAGCCACCAGGTGAAGTACGTCGTGATCAGCCATTCGCAGGCCTTCACGGCGCCGGAAATCGCGGCCTCGGCGCACATCCCCGGACGCGAGCTGGCGAAGACAGTGGTGGTGAAGCTCGACGACCGCCTGGCGATGGCGGTGCTGCCGTCGTCGCAGCAGGTGGACTTCGATCTCCTGCGGGCGGTGGCGCACGCCCGCGGTGCGGCACTCGCCACCGAGAAGGAGTTCAAGGACCGCTTCCCGGAGTGCGAGGTCGGTGCCATGCCGCCCTTCGGCAACCTCTACGGGATGGAGGTCTACGTCGCCGACGAGCTGACGAAGGACGAGGAGATCGCTTTCAACGCCGGCTCCCACACGGAGCTCGTGCGCCTGGCCTACCACGACTTCGCCCGTCTGGTGCGGCCGCAGGTCGTGCACTTCGCGGTGCCGGCGTA